One stretch of Saccharopolyspora erythraea DNA includes these proteins:
- a CDS encoding DUF3558 domain-containing protein → MHSSRTGRRLLGGASVVAALALPGCGLLAEHTADTATQPPPPPPPTTSSAQPLPPRPFDIALDGLNPCELLTADQRAQLGFDREPLPDSEAGFGDAATCSYRNTTAKVGARLSLITTEGMGVWTDDTAQVEATPVVIGGFPALVIKTPDLNLSCNVAIDVAEGQHVDVLYRDDGGRPAPPLESLCAGAQRVAEDTVASLVAPPTSSSEKPSRQPETESEPVVEPTG, encoded by the coding sequence ATGCACAGCTCGCGGACCGGACGACGCCTGCTGGGCGGGGCGTCGGTCGTCGCGGCTCTCGCGCTGCCCGGTTGCGGACTCCTGGCGGAGCACACCGCCGACACCGCGACGCAGCCACCGCCACCTCCGCCGCCCACCACGAGCTCGGCGCAGCCGCTGCCGCCGCGCCCGTTCGACATCGCCCTCGACGGGCTGAACCCGTGCGAACTGCTCACCGCCGACCAGCGCGCGCAGCTCGGCTTCGACCGCGAGCCGCTGCCGGACTCCGAGGCAGGCTTCGGCGACGCGGCCACCTGCAGCTACCGCAACACCACCGCGAAGGTCGGCGCCCGGCTGTCGCTGATCACCACCGAGGGCATGGGCGTCTGGACCGACGACACCGCCCAGGTCGAGGCGACCCCGGTCGTCATCGGCGGATTCCCCGCGCTGGTGATCAAGACTCCGGACCTGAACCTGTCGTGCAACGTCGCGATCGACGTCGCCGAGGGCCAGCACGTCGACGTCCTCTACCGCGACGACGGCGGCCGTCCCGCGCCGCCGCTCGAATCGCTGTGCGCGGGCGCCCAGCGGGTCGCCGAGGACACCGTCGCGTCGCTGGTGGCGCCGCCCACGTCGAGCTCCGAGAAGCCGAGCCGGCAGCCGGAGACCGAGTCCGAGCCGGTGGTCGAACCCACCGGTTAG
- a CDS encoding acetyl/propionyl/methylcrotonyl-CoA carboxylase subunit alpha gives MAQQDVQDTRERTAPLRKVLVANRGEIAVRVVRACRDVGVGSVAVYAEPDVDAVFVRLADEAFGLGGSTAAESYLNIGKVIDAAKRSGADAVHPGYGFLSENADFAQAVLDAGLVWVGPSPEAIRVLGDKVTARRIALEVGAPLVPGTEEPASGADEVVAFAEEHGLPVAIKAAFGGGGRGLKVARSLEEIPGLFESAVREAEAAFGRGECFVERYLDRPRHVEAQVLADRHGNVVVVGTRDCSLQRRHQKLVEEAPAPFLSGEQRERIHTAAREICARAGYASAGTVEFLVGVDGTISFLEVNTRLQVEHPVSEETTGLDLVVEQLRIAAGERLWLDADPVPVGHAIEFRINGEDPGRDFLPAPGTVERFVVPSGPGVRVDAGVESGSVIGGQFDSLLAKVIVWGRDRAQALARSRRVLAEMRVEGLATVLPFHRAVVADPAFTAEGAGGFGVHTRWIETEFDNTLPAFDGAAEAAEAARRRTVVVEVGGRRLEVSLPADLTPAVAPAAGAGRARRRSGGGRGGAASGDAVTAPMQGTLVKLAVAEGDRVGAGEEIAVLEAMKMENPVLAHKDGTVTGLTAQPGDTLTQGTTLCELKD, from the coding sequence GTGGCCCAGCAGGACGTCCAGGACACCCGTGAACGCACCGCGCCGCTGCGCAAGGTGCTGGTGGCGAATCGGGGTGAGATCGCGGTGCGGGTGGTTCGGGCGTGCCGGGATGTGGGGGTGGGCAGTGTGGCGGTGTATGCGGAGCCGGATGTGGATGCGGTGTTCGTGCGGTTGGCCGATGAGGCGTTCGGGTTGGGTGGGTCGACGGCGGCGGAGTCGTACCTAAACATCGGCAAGGTGATCGATGCGGCGAAGCGGTCGGGGGCGGATGCGGTGCATCCGGGGTATGGGTTCTTGTCGGAGAACGCGGATTTCGCGCAGGCGGTGCTGGATGCGGGTCTGGTGTGGGTGGGTCCGTCGCCGGAGGCGATCCGGGTGTTGGGGGACAAGGTGACGGCGCGGCGGATCGCGTTGGAGGTGGGGGCGCCGTTGGTGCCGGGGACCGAGGAGCCGGCCTCGGGTGCTGATGAGGTGGTGGCCTTCGCCGAGGAGCACGGGTTGCCGGTGGCGATCAAGGCGGCGTTCGGTGGTGGGGGCCGGGGGTTGAAGGTGGCGCGCAGTCTGGAGGAGATTCCGGGGTTGTTCGAGTCGGCGGTGCGGGAGGCCGAGGCGGCGTTCGGTCGGGGTGAGTGTTTCGTGGAGCGGTATCTGGACCGGCCGCGGCATGTGGAGGCCCAGGTGCTGGCTGATCGGCACGGCAACGTGGTGGTGGTGGGGACGCGGGATTGTTCGTTGCAGCGGCGGCATCAGAAGTTGGTGGAGGAGGCGCCGGCACCGTTTTTGTCCGGGGAGCAGCGGGAGCGGATTCATACCGCGGCGCGGGAGATCTGTGCGCGGGCGGGTTATGCGAGTGCGGGCACGGTGGAGTTTTTGGTGGGTGTGGACGGGACGATTTCGTTTTTGGAGGTCAACACGCGGTTGCAGGTGGAGCATCCGGTGTCGGAGGAGACCACGGGGTTGGATCTGGTGGTCGAGCAGTTGCGGATCGCGGCGGGTGAGCGGTTGTGGCTGGACGCCGATCCGGTGCCGGTGGGGCATGCGATCGAGTTCCGGATCAATGGGGAGGATCCGGGGCGGGATTTCCTGCCTGCGCCGGGGACGGTGGAGCGGTTCGTGGTGCCGTCGGGTCCGGGGGTGCGGGTGGATGCCGGGGTGGAGTCGGGCAGTGTGATCGGGGGGCAGTTCGACTCGTTGCTGGCGAAGGTGATCGTGTGGGGGCGGGATCGGGCGCAGGCGTTGGCGCGGTCGCGGCGGGTGCTGGCCGAGATGCGGGTGGAGGGGTTGGCCACGGTGTTGCCGTTTCACCGGGCGGTGGTGGCCGATCCGGCGTTCACCGCCGAGGGTGCCGGTGGGTTCGGGGTGCATACCCGGTGGATCGAGACCGAGTTCGACAACACGCTGCCGGCGTTCGACGGTGCGGCCGAGGCCGCGGAGGCGGCGCGGCGGCGGACGGTGGTGGTCGAGGTCGGTGGCCGCCGGTTGGAGGTGTCGCTGCCGGCGGATCTGACTCCGGCGGTCGCACCGGCCGCGGGGGCGGGGCGTGCGCGCAGGCGCTCGGGCGGGGGTCGTGGTGGCGCGGCCTCGGGGGATGCGGTGACCGCGCCGATGCAGGGCACGCTGGTCAAGCTCGCGGTGGCCGAGGGCGACCGGGTCGGCGCGGGTGAGGAGATCGCGGTGCTGGAGGCGATGAAGATGGAGAACCCGGTACTGGCGCACAAGGACGGCACCGTCACCGGCCTGACCGCCCAGCCCGGCGACACCCTCACCCAGGGCACCACCCTCTGCGAACTCAAAGACTGA
- a CDS encoding putative leader peptide: METYRRIYLTERLHVDLRRQASSICP; this comes from the coding sequence ATGGAAACCTACCGGCGCATCTACCTGACCGAGCGCCTGCACGTCGATCTGCGGCGGCAGGCCAGTTCCATCTGTCCGTAG
- a CDS encoding Xaa-Pro dipeptidyl-peptidase, translating to MPEARWSALLCGIPLVVAAMTPQAGATPQPTPEPGVGVSQPVFTAEPVRETVWVETGLDGDGDGVLDRVAADIARPAGTDARVPVIMDASPYYSCCGRGNESERKTYDDQGRPVGFPLFYDNYFIPRGYATVLVDLAGTNRSQGCVDVGGPSDVTSARAVVDWLNGRAKGFDSSDGGRPVEAPWTTGDVGMIGKSYDGTIANGVAATGVEGLRTIVPIGAISSWYDYYRSDGVSFGFDPVGLARTVEEGGRPDCDPAKHNLVDGAPANGDMTPLWSERNHVPDAGNVRASVFAVHGQGDLNVKMLQFGQWWDALARGGVERKVWLSQTGHVDPFDFRREEWVRTLHRWFDHYLLGMDDGIEKEPAASVERAPDQWSDEPAWGGEQARPTTLHPRPGSTGGLGELGPEPGRGSASFTDDPRLGEYDWAARPDQPSPARTLFTTGPLEQDMRIAGTGSVTVAAKPGTDTAHLSAMLVDYGPATTRDYLGQGEGIRNTGTESCWGESRPGDDACYTDTEATRSDVDFEIIARGWADLANHESLSDERPLRPGTPYEMTFRLATTDHVVPAGHRLALIIGGTDKEFIVAPSRPGEIGLDLSGTSVTLPVVGGASPHTTATSPAGPPVVRPDRAPQQPDVQLNRP from the coding sequence GTGCCCGAAGCCCGCTGGTCCGCACTGCTGTGCGGCATCCCGCTCGTAGTCGCCGCCATGACACCGCAGGCGGGGGCCACCCCGCAGCCGACGCCCGAGCCGGGCGTCGGGGTCTCCCAACCCGTGTTCACCGCCGAACCCGTCCGCGAGACCGTGTGGGTGGAGACGGGCCTGGACGGCGACGGTGACGGAGTCCTCGACCGGGTGGCCGCCGACATCGCCCGGCCGGCGGGCACCGACGCCCGGGTGCCGGTGATCATGGACGCGAGCCCCTACTACTCCTGCTGCGGACGCGGCAACGAGTCCGAGCGCAAGACCTACGACGACCAGGGCCGCCCGGTCGGCTTCCCGCTGTTCTACGACAACTACTTCATCCCCCGCGGCTACGCGACCGTGCTGGTCGACCTCGCGGGCACGAACCGCTCGCAGGGCTGCGTCGACGTCGGCGGCCCGTCCGACGTCACCTCCGCCCGCGCGGTGGTCGACTGGCTCAACGGCCGCGCCAAGGGCTTCGACAGCTCCGACGGCGGCAGGCCGGTCGAGGCGCCGTGGACGACCGGCGACGTCGGCATGATCGGCAAGTCCTACGACGGGACCATCGCCAACGGGGTCGCCGCCACCGGCGTCGAGGGGCTGCGGACCATCGTGCCGATCGGCGCGATCAGCTCCTGGTACGACTACTACCGCTCCGACGGCGTCTCGTTCGGTTTCGACCCCGTCGGGCTCGCCCGGACCGTCGAGGAGGGCGGCAGGCCGGACTGCGACCCGGCCAAGCACAACCTGGTCGACGGCGCACCGGCCAACGGCGACATGACTCCACTGTGGAGCGAGCGGAACCACGTGCCGGACGCGGGCAACGTGCGGGCGAGCGTGTTCGCCGTGCACGGGCAGGGCGATCTCAACGTCAAGATGCTCCAGTTCGGACAGTGGTGGGACGCGCTGGCCCGCGGCGGCGTCGAGCGCAAGGTCTGGCTGAGCCAGACCGGCCACGTCGACCCGTTCGACTTCCGGCGCGAGGAGTGGGTGCGCACGCTGCACCGCTGGTTCGACCACTACCTGCTCGGCATGGACGACGGCATCGAGAAGGAGCCCGCGGCCAGTGTCGAACGGGCGCCCGACCAGTGGAGCGACGAACCGGCCTGGGGCGGCGAGCAGGCCCGGCCCACCACGCTGCACCCGCGACCGGGCTCGACCGGCGGACTCGGCGAGCTCGGCCCGGAACCGGGACGGGGCAGCGCCTCGTTCACCGACGACCCGCGCCTCGGCGAGTACGACTGGGCCGCGCGGCCGGACCAGCCCTCGCCGGCCAGGACGCTGTTCACCACGGGCCCGCTCGAACAGGACATGCGGATCGCGGGAACCGGCTCGGTGACCGTCGCGGCCAAGCCTGGCACCGACACCGCGCACCTCTCGGCGATGCTCGTCGACTACGGCCCCGCCACCACGCGCGACTACCTCGGCCAGGGCGAGGGCATCCGCAACACGGGAACGGAGTCGTGCTGGGGGGAGAGCCGTCCCGGCGACGACGCCTGCTACACCGACACCGAGGCGACCAGGTCCGATGTGGACTTCGAGATCATCGCCCGCGGCTGGGCCGACCTGGCCAACCACGAGTCGCTGTCCGATGAGCGGCCGCTGCGGCCGGGAACCCCGTACGAGATGACGTTCCGGCTCGCGACCACCGACCACGTGGTGCCCGCGGGGCACCGGCTCGCGCTGATCATCGGCGGTACCGACAAGGAGTTCATCGTCGCCCCGTCCCGGCCCGGCGAGATCGGCCTGGACCTTTCGGGAACCTCGGTCACGCTGCCGGTCGTCGGCGGCGCCTCGCCGCACACCACGGCGACGTCCCCGGCGGGACCGCCGGTCGTGCGGCCGGACCGCGCGCCGCAGCAGCCGGACGTCCAGCTCAACCGCCCGTAG
- a CDS encoding S1 family peptidase translates to MKRTIRLAGVAVLAAGTIAAIGAPTVGAAPVSPDLVAAMQRDLGISAQQAHARLAQEATAMRADAELSRSLGESFGGSHFDAARGKLVVGVTEQADAAKVRAAGAEAAVVPNSLRELDATKAALDAMDAAAPASVTGWYVDVPSSSVVVSVNGRDAATDAFLDKAKAAGDSVRVQDVAESPRTLYNVVGGDAYYMGGRCSVGFSVRSSSGQAGFVTAGHCGTRGTAVSGYNQVAMGSFQGSSFPGNDYAWVSVNSNWTPTGRVNLYNGSTRAVSGSSAAPVGSSICRSGSTTGWHCGTVQALNQTVRYPQGTVTGLTRTNVCAEPGDSGGSFISGNQAQGMTSGGSGNCSSGGTTYFQPVNEALSVYGLSLVRG, encoded by the coding sequence ATGAAGCGAACAATTCGGCTGGCCGGTGTGGCCGTGCTCGCGGCGGGCACCATCGCCGCGATCGGCGCACCCACCGTCGGCGCCGCGCCGGTGTCGCCCGACCTGGTCGCGGCGATGCAGCGCGACCTCGGCATCTCCGCCCAGCAGGCGCACGCCCGGCTGGCGCAGGAGGCCACGGCGATGCGGGCCGACGCCGAGCTGAGCCGCTCGCTGGGCGAGAGCTTCGGCGGTTCCCACTTCGACGCCGCGCGCGGCAAGCTCGTCGTCGGGGTGACCGAGCAGGCCGACGCGGCGAAGGTGCGGGCGGCGGGAGCCGAGGCCGCGGTCGTGCCGAACAGCCTGCGCGAACTCGACGCCACCAAGGCGGCGCTGGACGCGATGGACGCGGCGGCGCCCGCCTCGGTGACCGGCTGGTACGTCGACGTGCCCAGCAGCAGCGTCGTCGTCTCCGTCAACGGGCGCGACGCCGCGACCGACGCCTTCCTGGACAAGGCGAAGGCCGCCGGGGACTCGGTGCGCGTGCAGGACGTCGCCGAGTCGCCGCGCACGCTCTACAACGTGGTCGGTGGCGACGCCTACTACATGGGCGGACGCTGCTCGGTCGGCTTCTCGGTGCGCTCGTCCTCCGGCCAGGCGGGTTTCGTCACCGCCGGGCACTGCGGCACCCGCGGCACGGCGGTCTCCGGCTACAACCAGGTCGCCATGGGTTCGTTCCAGGGTTCGTCCTTCCCGGGCAACGACTACGCCTGGGTCTCGGTGAACTCGAACTGGACGCCGACGGGCCGGGTGAACCTGTACAACGGCTCGACCCGGGCGGTGTCGGGTTCGTCGGCGGCCCCGGTCGGCAGCTCGATCTGCCGCTCCGGTTCCACGACCGGCTGGCACTGCGGCACCGTGCAGGCGCTGAACCAGACCGTCCGCTACCCGCAGGGCACGGTCACCGGCCTGACCCGGACCAACGTCTGCGCCGAGCCGGGTGACTCCGGTGGCTCGTTCATCAGCGGCAACCAGGCCCAGGGCATGACCTCGGGTGGTTCGGGCAACTGCAGCTCCGGCGGCACGACCTACTTCCAGCCCGTCAACGAGGCGCTGAGCGTCTACGGGCTGAGCTTGGTCAGGGGTTAA
- a CDS encoding DUF1707 SHOCT-like domain-containing protein: protein MGKQRDLRVGDQERELAMELLGTHMSAGRLEVDEYDQRCVRAASARYASELDALFDDLPSPRPSDRAPVPVRSVPASRSGNLVLVACVGAMLVFLAIVVKQPVFVVLLVLAFGLWFARRRR, encoded by the coding sequence GTGGGCAAGCAGCGCGACCTGCGGGTCGGCGATCAGGAACGCGAACTGGCGATGGAACTGCTCGGCACGCACATGTCCGCGGGCAGGCTGGAGGTCGACGAGTACGACCAACGCTGCGTAAGAGCCGCCTCAGCCCGCTACGCCTCCGAGCTCGACGCGCTCTTCGACGACCTGCCCTCCCCTCGGCCGTCCGACCGCGCACCGGTACCCGTGCGGTCGGTCCCGGCGTCCCGCAGCGGGAACCTGGTGCTCGTGGCGTGCGTGGGCGCGATGCTGGTGTTCCTCGCGATCGTGGTCAAACAACCGGTTTTCGTGGTGCTGCTGGTGCTGGCGTTCGGGCTGTGGTTCGCCCGGCGCCGCCGGTGA
- a CDS encoding IS30 family transposase — MRFLELVEQGWSTTRAARKVGVHPRTGRDWRGGVRKTRNTRVYPNGVVVDSDAGTRYLTSMTRSADAVTSDRYLSLDERLVIADGLINKFTLTEIAAGLGRNKSTVSREVGAHSVEGVYLPHQAHRNAAANRVRPKASKLVMNTALREQVELGLERKLSPEQISNRLVRDFPDDESMRVSHETIYQALYFQARGGLKREVQRALRTGRTRRKPQRHPGQRRHRFSDEMIMISDRPAEVADRAVPGHWEGDLIMGEGNQSAIGTLVERATRYTMLVHLPHGHDADQVRDGLIKTVSTLPEHMRGSLTWDQGCEMARHKQFSLATDMTVYFCDPASPWQRGSNENTNGLLRQYFPKGTDLSVHGPEDLEHVAQELNSRPRKTLGWDTPAERLRDLLTT, encoded by the coding sequence GTGCGGTTCTTGGAGTTGGTCGAACAGGGCTGGTCCACCACGCGCGCGGCCAGAAAGGTGGGTGTGCATCCGCGTACCGGGCGGGACTGGCGTGGCGGGGTCCGCAAGACCCGCAACACGCGTGTCTACCCGAACGGGGTGGTCGTGGACTCCGATGCCGGAACCCGGTACCTCACCTCCATGACCCGATCAGCCGATGCTGTCACCAGCGACCGTTACCTGTCTCTGGATGAGCGGCTGGTGATCGCCGACGGACTGATCAACAAGTTCACCCTCACCGAGATCGCGGCCGGCCTCGGTAGGAACAAGTCCACGGTCTCCCGCGAGGTCGGCGCGCACAGCGTCGAAGGGGTCTATCTGCCTCATCAGGCGCACCGCAATGCCGCGGCCAACCGGGTGCGGCCCAAGGCATCGAAGCTGGTCATGAACACCGCGCTGCGTGAACAGGTCGAGCTGGGCCTGGAGCGGAAGTTGTCGCCGGAGCAGATCTCGAACAGGCTTGTGAGGGACTTCCCTGACGACGAGAGCATGCGCGTGAGCCACGAGACGATCTACCAGGCGCTCTACTTCCAGGCCCGTGGCGGCCTCAAGCGCGAGGTTCAACGCGCGCTGCGCACCGGCCGGACCCGCCGCAAGCCGCAGCGGCATCCCGGTCAGCGCCGGCACCGGTTCAGCGACGAGATGATCATGATCTCCGACCGGCCCGCGGAGGTCGCCGACCGCGCGGTCCCCGGTCATTGGGAGGGTGACCTGATCATGGGCGAAGGCAACCAGTCCGCGATCGGCACCCTGGTCGAGCGCGCCACCCGCTACACAATGCTGGTCCACCTGCCCCACGGGCACGACGCCGATCAGGTCCGTGACGGCCTGATCAAGACCGTTTCGACCCTGCCCGAGCACATGCGCGGCTCACTCACCTGGGACCAGGGCTGCGAGATGGCCCGGCACAAACAGTTCTCCCTGGCCACCGACATGACCGTCTACTTCTGCGACCCCGCCAGCCCCTGGCAGCGCGGCAGCAACGAGAACACCAACGGCCTGCTCCGCCAGTACTTCCCCAAGGGCACCGACCTGAGCGTCCACGGACCCGAAGACCTCGAACACGTCGCCCAAGAACTCAATAGCCGACCACGCAAAACGCTCGGCTGGGATACCCCAGCCGAGCGTCTGCGTGATCTACTCACCACCTAA
- a CDS encoding PPE domain-containing protein, with product MGDHRWQGYRHEELFDQIHQGPGPSGSSDSIRRWSELTRALGEIDSGLATALSGAMSGWQGAAADSARDGLRPLGDWAMQAQQAADAMRDRAEQQAEFISKARADMPPPVPVTAEEPGAAESVLTHLFGGQSDYEVQESQRDAAEQRAFAVMRTYEASTTANTTSLASFAPPPQVVVDAPVKSSSPTPGGQQSITISWGASTPAVPAARSATGVASRGSGTRAASRAPGGAPARGSGPRPGGGAPARPGGGAPARPGGAAGTPRPRNDEPEQLDREVTEEFGSPGGFFDEPQTHSRPVIGGEPGRW from the coding sequence ATGGGCGACCACCGCTGGCAGGGCTACCGCCACGAGGAGCTCTTCGACCAGATCCACCAGGGTCCGGGCCCGTCGGGCTCCAGCGACTCCATCCGGCGCTGGAGCGAGCTGACCCGCGCGCTCGGCGAGATCGACAGCGGGCTCGCGACGGCCCTGTCGGGCGCGATGTCGGGTTGGCAGGGCGCCGCCGCCGACAGCGCGCGGGACGGGCTGCGCCCGCTGGGCGACTGGGCGATGCAGGCCCAGCAGGCGGCCGACGCGATGCGCGACCGCGCCGAGCAGCAGGCGGAGTTCATCAGCAAGGCGCGGGCCGACATGCCGCCGCCGGTGCCGGTGACCGCCGAGGAGCCCGGCGCGGCCGAGTCGGTGCTCACCCACCTCTTCGGCGGCCAGAGCGACTACGAGGTGCAGGAGTCCCAGCGCGACGCCGCCGAGCAGCGCGCGTTCGCTGTCATGCGCACCTACGAAGCCTCGACGACCGCCAACACCACCTCGCTGGCGTCGTTCGCACCGCCGCCCCAGGTCGTCGTGGACGCGCCGGTGAAGTCCAGCTCGCCCACCCCCGGTGGACAGCAGTCGATCACCATCAGCTGGGGCGCGAGCACACCCGCGGTCCCGGCGGCGCGGTCTGCGACCGGGGTGGCATCCCGGGGCTCCGGAACTCGCGCGGCTTCCCGCGCACCAGGTGGTGCCCCCGCGCGCGGCTCCGGACCACGTCCAGGCGGCGGCGCACCGGCTCGTCCAGGTGGTGGCGCACCGGCCCGCCCCGGTGGCGCGGCGGGGACGCCCCGGCCCCGCAACGACGAGCCCGAACAGCTCGACCGCGAGGTCACCGAGGAGTTCGGCAGTCCGGGCGGCTTCTTCGACGAACCCCAGACCCATTCCCGGCCGGTGATCGGTGGCGAGCCCGGCCGATGGTGA
- a CDS encoding dicarboxylate/amino acid:cation symporter, producing MSTSTAQVNRRAPRFNPKVFAVAVVASLVLGALLGWIAKTTGASWLVTTLDTIGSVFTSLLTFTVLPLIFTAIVVGINSLRSVGGGRTAARLGGKTALWFAATSLIAVLIGIGLGALFQPGRGLVIEPDPAKLAAIGEKTHGSWLDLFNGLVPQNLVSAFAEGETLQVVFVALLIGAASYSLGDKAEPFVNFSRSAFEVIQRVLGWIIRLAPIGTLGLIGNAVATYGNEFFTPLLKLIAAVYVACALVLFVVYPLLLRFVAGVSPVRFFAKTWTVLQFAFVSRSSSATLPMSRQAAENLGVDRSYANFAVPLATTTKMDGCAAIYPAIGSMFIANLFGIHLGPAQYLTIIAVAVFGAIATAGVTGWFTMLTLTVGALGFPPEVVATGIAIAYAVDPILDMMRTATNVAGQIVVPTVVARTEGLLDDEVLAAPSAPPLLDDSSDARLARA from the coding sequence GTGTCCACATCCACCGCCCAGGTGAACCGGCGCGCACCGCGCTTCAACCCCAAGGTGTTCGCCGTCGCGGTCGTCGCCTCGCTCGTGCTCGGCGCGCTGCTGGGCTGGATCGCCAAGACGACCGGGGCGAGCTGGCTGGTCACCACCCTCGACACCATCGGCTCGGTCTTCACCAGCCTGCTCACCTTCACCGTGCTGCCGCTGATCTTCACCGCGATCGTGGTCGGCATCAACAGCCTGCGGTCGGTCGGCGGAGGCCGCACCGCCGCGCGGCTCGGCGGCAAGACCGCGCTGTGGTTCGCCGCCACCTCGCTCATCGCGGTGCTCATCGGCATCGGCCTCGGCGCGCTGTTCCAGCCGGGCCGCGGCCTGGTGATCGAACCCGACCCGGCCAAGCTCGCCGCCATCGGCGAGAAGACGCACGGCTCGTGGCTCGACCTGTTCAACGGCCTGGTGCCGCAGAACCTGGTCAGCGCCTTCGCCGAGGGCGAGACGCTGCAGGTGGTGTTCGTGGCGCTGCTGATCGGCGCCGCCAGCTACAGCCTCGGCGACAAGGCCGAGCCGTTCGTGAACTTCAGCCGCTCGGCCTTCGAGGTCATCCAGCGGGTCCTCGGCTGGATCATCCGGCTCGCCCCGATCGGCACCCTCGGCCTGATCGGCAACGCCGTCGCCACCTACGGCAACGAGTTCTTCACCCCGCTGCTGAAGCTGATCGCCGCCGTCTACGTCGCGTGCGCGCTGGTGCTGTTCGTCGTCTACCCGCTGCTGCTGCGGTTCGTGGCCGGCGTCAGCCCGGTCCGGTTCTTCGCCAAGACCTGGACCGTCCTGCAGTTCGCGTTCGTGTCCCGCTCCTCCAGCGCGACGCTGCCGATGAGCAGGCAGGCCGCCGAGAACCTCGGCGTCGACCGCTCGTACGCCAACTTCGCGGTGCCGCTGGCGACCACGACGAAGATGGACGGCTGCGCGGCGATCTACCCCGCGATCGGCTCGATGTTCATCGCGAACCTCTTCGGCATCCACCTGGGTCCGGCCCAGTACCTGACGATCATCGCGGTCGCCGTCTTCGGCGCCATCGCCACCGCCGGGGTGACCGGCTGGTTCACCATGCTGACGCTGACCGTCGGCGCGCTGGGCTTCCCGCCCGAGGTGGTGGCCACCGGCATCGCGATCGCCTACGCGGTCGACCCGATCCTGGACATGATGCGCACCGCGACCAACGTCGCGGGCCAGATCGTGGTCCCGACCGTGGTGGCCCGCACCGAGGGACTGCTCGACGACGAGGTGCTGGCCGCTCCCAGTGCCCCGCCGCTGCTGGACGACTCCTCGGACGCGCGTCTGGCCAGGGCCTGA
- a CDS encoding Maf family protein — MRFVLASASPARLSVLRSAGIDPLVRVSGVDEDAVAAGLTDPTPPELVTALAAAKAEAVLPAVAAEEPDAVVVGCDSMLSAPDGEIVGKPGTPQAAAERWRKTAGRSGELLTGHAVVVLRGGEVVARTRGHLGTTVRFSEPTEAELDAYIATGEPLHVAGGFTLEGFGGWFIEGVDGDPSSVLGISLPLTRKLLAEVGVSVVTLWGPPVAR; from the coding sequence GTGCGCTTCGTCCTCGCCTCGGCCTCCCCCGCCCGCCTGTCCGTGCTCCGCTCCGCCGGGATCGACCCGCTGGTGCGGGTCTCCGGCGTCGACGAGGACGCGGTGGCCGCCGGACTGACCGACCCGACGCCGCCGGAGCTGGTGACCGCGCTGGCCGCGGCCAAGGCCGAGGCCGTCCTGCCCGCGGTCGCCGCCGAGGAGCCCGACGCGGTCGTCGTGGGCTGCGACTCGATGCTGTCGGCGCCCGACGGCGAGATCGTCGGCAAGCCCGGTACGCCGCAGGCCGCCGCCGAGCGGTGGCGCAAGACCGCGGGCCGGTCCGGCGAGCTGCTGACCGGGCACGCCGTGGTGGTGCTGCGCGGCGGTGAGGTCGTGGCCCGAACGCGGGGACACCTGGGCACCACGGTGCGGTTCTCCGAACCCACCGAGGCCGAGCTCGACGCCTACATCGCCACCGGCGAGCCGCTGCACGTGGCGGGCGGCTTCACCCTCGAGGGGTTCGGGGGCTGGTTCATCGAGGGCGTCGACGGCGACCCGTCCAGCGTGCTGGGGATCAGCCTGCCGCTGACCCGCAAGCTGCTGGCCGAGGTCGGGGTGAGCGTGGTGACGCTGTGGGGTCCTCCGGTCGCGCGCTGA